From one Streptomyces sp. N50 genomic stretch:
- a CDS encoding alpha/beta hydrolase family protein: MTTLDAPVPVRRRLPASRYRRAALAVGVAAALLGTLGNAPAPRARAERPAVADCPPNLLGKATCYTGKDTNGAYYAMAVPTRWNGSLVVHAHGGPDLGDSSDPARSTDDLNRWAVMVEEGYAWAGSSYRRGGYGTRMAAADTESVRKLFVSEFGKPKRTYVHGQSWGGDVAAKVAETYGRHPGAYDGALLTSGVLGGGSRGYDYRVDLRVVYQYYCHNHPRPTEPQYPLWQGLRADSTMTGAGLRARLQECTGYASDPADRTTLQQRNLDDILAVTRIPERSLASHLQFATFTFRDIVSTRLGGRNPFSNKGVRYSGSHDDKALNAGVERFSADPTARRDLSYDSDLTGKVTIPVLTLHAIDDPTAFVEHEAAYRATLQGAGRGGDLVQTFTTETEHSALSDSEYANSIAALDTWVRHGRKPTARSVAASCAAFDLKYGSGCFYDPAFRPAPYASRIRPRPGGLVWPVMTAAQERAWSRIDGVGIAP; the protein is encoded by the coding sequence GTGACGACACTTGACGCGCCCGTACCGGTACGCCGGAGACTCCCGGCCTCTCGCTACCGCCGGGCGGCACTGGCCGTCGGTGTGGCCGCGGCACTCCTCGGCACGCTCGGCAACGCCCCCGCGCCGAGGGCACGGGCCGAGCGGCCCGCAGTGGCCGACTGCCCGCCCAACTTGCTGGGCAAGGCGACGTGTTACACCGGCAAGGACACCAACGGCGCGTACTACGCGATGGCCGTGCCGACCCGCTGGAACGGATCCCTCGTCGTGCACGCGCACGGCGGACCCGACCTCGGCGACTCCTCCGACCCGGCACGCAGCACCGACGATCTGAACCGCTGGGCGGTGATGGTCGAGGAGGGCTACGCCTGGGCCGGCTCGTCCTACCGCCGCGGTGGCTACGGCACCCGGATGGCCGCCGCCGACACCGAGAGCGTACGCAAGCTGTTCGTCTCGGAGTTCGGCAAGCCGAAGCGGACCTACGTCCACGGCCAGTCCTGGGGCGGTGACGTGGCCGCCAAGGTCGCGGAGACCTACGGCAGACACCCCGGCGCCTACGACGGCGCACTGCTCACGAGCGGTGTCCTCGGCGGCGGTTCACGCGGCTACGACTACCGCGTCGACCTCCGGGTGGTCTACCAGTACTACTGCCACAACCACCCCCGCCCGACCGAGCCGCAGTACCCGCTGTGGCAGGGCCTGCGCGCGGACTCCACCATGACGGGCGCCGGGCTCCGAGCCCGCCTCCAGGAGTGCACGGGATACGCCTCCGACCCCGCGGACCGGACCACGCTCCAGCAGCGCAACCTCGACGACATCCTCGCCGTCACCCGCATCCCGGAGCGCTCGCTCGCGTCCCATCTGCAGTTCGCCACCTTCACGTTCCGGGACATCGTGTCGACCCGCCTCGGCGGCCGAAATCCCTTCAGCAACAAGGGTGTTCGGTACTCGGGTTCACACGACGACAAGGCGCTCAACGCGGGCGTGGAACGGTTCTCGGCCGACCCCACCGCGCGCCGCGACCTCTCCTACGACAGCGACCTGACCGGCAAGGTCACCATCCCGGTCCTCACCCTGCACGCGATCGACGACCCGACGGCGTTCGTCGAGCACGAGGCGGCCTACCGCGCCACGCTCCAGGGCGCGGGCCGGGGCGGCGACCTCGTCCAGACCTTCACGACGGAGACCGAGCACAGCGCGCTCAGCGACTCCGAGTACGCCAACTCCATTGCCGCGCTGGACACTTGGGTGCGTCACGGACGCAAGCCGACCGCGCGCTCGGTCGCGGCCTCCTGCGCGGCCTTCGACCTGAAGTACGGCAGCGGGTGCTTCTACGACCCGGCGTTCCGCCCCGCGCCGTACGCCTCACGGATCCGCCCCCGGCCGGGCGGGCTCGTCTGGCCCGTCATGACCGCGGCGCAGGAGCGGGCGTGGAGCCGGATCGACGGGGTGGGGATCGCTCCCTGA
- a CDS encoding GNAT family N-acetyltransferase codes for MLIREAAADDWPRIWPFWHRIVAAGDTYTWARDTSEEAARALWTSPPKRVYVAEDETGTVVGSAFVTPNYGGPADRIANAGFMVDPDHGGRGIGRALAEHILTTARDQGFRGMVFNAVVETNPAVKLWLSLGFTILGTVPDAFDHPRVGRVGLHVMYRAL; via the coding sequence ATGCTGATCAGAGAAGCCGCGGCCGACGACTGGCCGCGGATCTGGCCTTTCTGGCACCGGATCGTCGCCGCCGGCGACACCTACACCTGGGCCCGGGACACCTCCGAAGAGGCGGCCCGGGCCCTGTGGACGAGCCCGCCGAAGCGCGTGTACGTCGCCGAGGACGAGACCGGAACGGTCGTCGGCTCGGCCTTCGTCACCCCGAACTACGGCGGCCCCGCCGACCGCATCGCCAACGCCGGCTTCATGGTCGACCCCGACCACGGCGGCCGCGGCATCGGACGCGCCCTCGCCGAACACATCCTCACCACCGCCCGCGACCAGGGCTTCCGCGGCATGGTCTTCAACGCCGTCGTCGAGACCAACCCCGCCGTCAAGCTCTGGCTCTCCCTCGGCTTCACGATCCTGGGCACGGTGCCCGACGCCTTCGACCATCCCCGCGTCGGCCGCGTCGGCCTGCACGTCATGTACCGCGCCCTCTAG
- a CDS encoding SDR family NAD(P)-dependent oxidoreductase: MGKLDGKVAVITGGSTGMALAGAKLFVEEGAHVFIQARRQEALDDAVKLIGRNVTAVQGDAAELDDLDRLYDTVKREKGSIDVLWASAGMGEPAVLGEITEEQFHRAFWLNARGTLFTVQKALPLLNDNGSILMTGSNASLGAFPGWSLYAGSKAVQQAWARVWLNELRDRKIRVNVLTPGQVGTAKQEELFDEATRAAFESLIPRGNMGRPEEIATVALFLASDDSSYVNGLELVADGGTTAI; this comes from the coding sequence GTGGGAAAACTCGATGGCAAGGTAGCGGTGATCACCGGCGGATCCACCGGCATGGCACTGGCCGGCGCCAAGCTGTTCGTCGAGGAAGGAGCGCACGTCTTTATCCAGGCCCGGCGGCAGGAAGCGCTGGACGACGCCGTCAAGCTGATCGGCCGCAACGTCACCGCCGTCCAGGGCGACGCGGCCGAACTGGACGACCTGGACCGCTTGTACGACACCGTCAAGCGGGAAAAGGGCTCGATCGACGTGCTGTGGGCCAGCGCCGGGATGGGCGAACCCGCCGTCCTCGGCGAGATCACCGAAGAACAGTTCCACCGCGCCTTCTGGCTCAACGCGCGCGGCACCCTGTTCACCGTGCAGAAGGCGCTGCCGCTGCTCAACGACAACGGCTCGATCCTCATGACCGGATCCAACGCCTCCCTCGGCGCCTTCCCCGGCTGGAGCCTCTACGCGGGAAGCAAGGCCGTGCAGCAGGCCTGGGCCCGCGTCTGGCTCAACGAACTGCGCGACCGCAAGATCCGGGTCAACGTCCTGACCCCCGGCCAGGTCGGCACCGCCAAACAGGAAGAACTCTTCGACGAGGCGACCAGGGCCGCATTCGAGTCCCTCATTCCCCGCGGAAACATGGGCCGCCCCGAGGAGATCGCCACCGTCGCCCTGTTCCTCGCCTCCGACGACTCCAGCTATGTCAACGGCCTGGAACTGGTCGCCGACGGCGGCACCACCGCCATCTGA
- a CDS encoding FdhF/YdeP family oxidoreductase, with the protein MDRSDSEGRAGDDLGRGAPGVPARGRGPNRPGDISQEDDTAPSAGWGAARSVTRVLVKTREPVSGPLAIVRMNHENGGFDCPGCAWPDDRKGLHLDICENGIKHVTWEMTRKKAGREFFAAHTVTELAGWPDYALEDQGRLTEPMVYDEATDKYVPISWPDAFALVGQTLRGLESPDQAAFYTSGRLNNEATFLYQLWVREFGTNNLPDCSNMCHEASGRALQAALGTGKGTCDIADWDAADLLIVMGVNAASNAPRMLTTLAKAHRRGAQIVHVNPLVEAGARRTIVPHEFAAMAAFHATATGDQNVQVGIGGDLALLRGVAKAVFERAEENPAVLDAEFIERHTSGFASYRDLVRATDWAELVRQSGVSEVEIREVADRYMAADRTVISWCLGVTQQDHGVDTVREIVNLLMLRGNLGREGAGPSPVRGHSNVQGNRTCGIDHRPTPEFLDALDEVCGISAPREHGLDTVGTIRAMRDGRVKVFVAMGGNFVLAAPDTDATTAALRTTELTVQVSTKLNRSHLVHGRRALILPCRGRTEKDTQATGEQGVSVEDAMSEVHLSFGMRKPPAETLRSECAIVAGMARATLPDSTTPWEWYVEDYDRIRDTMAQVLPGFEDFNRRVREPLGFRITQPAREREFHTPSGRAEFHPSELPDVTPPQGMLVLSTMRSHDQWNTTVYSDDDRYRGVKNLRTLLFMNPEDMADRGLAEFDLIDITSHARDGSTRSVHGYRVIAYDIPPASVAGYMPELNILCGLDDYSRQSDQPLMKHQLVTVTPALSR; encoded by the coding sequence ATGGACCGCTCGGATTCCGAAGGCCGTGCCGGGGACGACTTGGGGCGCGGGGCACCCGGGGTACCGGCGCGCGGCCGTGGGCCCAATCGCCCCGGTGACATCTCGCAGGAGGACGACACGGCACCCTCGGCGGGGTGGGGTGCGGCGCGCAGTGTGACGCGGGTCCTCGTCAAGACGCGCGAGCCGGTCAGCGGGCCGCTGGCGATCGTGCGGATGAACCACGAGAACGGCGGGTTCGACTGTCCGGGATGCGCGTGGCCCGACGACCGCAAGGGCCTGCACCTGGACATCTGCGAGAACGGGATCAAGCACGTCACCTGGGAGATGACCCGCAAGAAGGCCGGCCGGGAGTTCTTCGCCGCGCACACGGTCACCGAGCTGGCCGGCTGGCCGGACTACGCGCTGGAGGACCAGGGCCGGCTGACCGAGCCGATGGTCTACGACGAGGCCACGGACAAGTACGTCCCGATCTCCTGGCCGGACGCGTTCGCGCTCGTCGGGCAGACATTGCGCGGCCTGGAGAGTCCTGACCAGGCCGCGTTCTACACGTCCGGGCGGCTCAACAATGAGGCCACGTTCCTCTATCAGTTGTGGGTGCGGGAGTTCGGCACCAACAACCTGCCGGACTGCTCGAACATGTGCCACGAGGCTTCCGGCCGTGCCCTGCAGGCCGCGCTGGGCACCGGCAAGGGCACGTGCGACATCGCCGACTGGGACGCGGCCGACCTGCTCATCGTCATGGGCGTGAACGCGGCGTCCAACGCCCCGCGCATGCTCACCACGCTCGCCAAGGCACACCGGCGCGGTGCTCAGATCGTCCACGTCAACCCGCTCGTCGAGGCGGGCGCGCGCCGGACGATCGTGCCGCACGAGTTCGCCGCGATGGCAGCCTTCCACGCCACCGCGACCGGCGACCAGAACGTGCAGGTCGGCATCGGCGGCGACCTGGCCCTACTGCGCGGGGTCGCCAAGGCGGTCTTCGAGAGGGCCGAGGAGAACCCGGCGGTGCTCGACGCCGAGTTCATCGAACGGCACACGTCGGGCTTCGCGTCGTACCGCGACCTGGTGCGTGCCACCGACTGGGCCGAGCTGGTGCGGCAGTCCGGGGTGAGCGAGGTCGAGATCCGCGAGGTCGCCGACCGCTACATGGCCGCCGACCGCACCGTCATCTCCTGGTGCCTCGGCGTCACCCAGCAGGACCACGGGGTGGACACCGTCCGCGAGATCGTGAACCTGCTGATGCTGCGCGGCAACCTCGGCCGCGAAGGAGCCGGACCCTCACCGGTGCGCGGCCACAGCAACGTCCAGGGCAACCGCACCTGCGGCATCGACCACCGCCCCACGCCCGAGTTCCTCGACGCGCTCGACGAGGTCTGCGGGATCTCCGCGCCCCGCGAGCACGGTCTGGACACCGTCGGCACCATCAGGGCGATGCGGGACGGCCGGGTGAAGGTGTTCGTCGCGATGGGCGGCAACTTCGTCCTCGCCGCCCCCGACACCGACGCGACCACGGCCGCGCTGCGCACCACCGAACTGACCGTGCAGGTGAGCACGAAACTCAACCGCAGCCATCTCGTCCACGGCCGCCGCGCCCTCATCCTCCCGTGCCGGGGACGCACCGAGAAGGACACCCAGGCGACGGGGGAACAGGGCGTGAGCGTCGAGGACGCGATGAGCGAGGTGCACCTCTCCTTCGGCATGCGCAAGCCGCCCGCCGAGACCCTCAGGTCCGAGTGTGCGATCGTCGCCGGGATGGCACGGGCGACACTGCCCGACTCGACGACACCGTGGGAGTGGTACGTCGAGGACTACGACCGGATCCGCGACACGATGGCCCAAGTCCTCCCGGGCTTCGAGGACTTCAACCGCCGGGTGCGCGAACCGCTCGGCTTCCGCATCACCCAGCCCGCCCGCGAGCGCGAGTTCCACACCCCCTCCGGCCGCGCGGAGTTCCACCCGAGCGAACTCCCCGACGTGACCCCGCCCCAGGGCATGCTCGTCCTCTCCACGATGCGCTCGCACGACCAGTGGAACACCACCGTGTACTCCGACGACGACCGCTACCGCGGGGTCAAGAACCTGCGCACCCTGCTCTTCATGAACCCCGAGGACATGGCCGACCGGGGCCTCGCCGAGTTCGACCTGATCGACATCACGAGCCATGCCCGCGACGGCAGCACCCGGTCGGTCCACGGCTACCGCGTCATCGCCTACGACATCCCGCCCGCCAGCGTCGCGGGTTACATGCCCGAACTCAACATCCTCTGCGGGCTCGACGACTACAGCAGGCAGAGCGACCAGCCCCTGATGAAACACCAACTCGTCACCGTCACCCCGGCTTTGAGCAGGTGA
- a CDS encoding family 20 glycosylhydrolase: MAERRKRRFRFIGFAAVFALLAAPAPAVAVQEGLEQAVPVTVPALSNWTPEHGSYDFRPGTRLVADSKSEREVAGTLADDLKAAGHGTVPVVRGGAARPGDIVIQVRPTKGSLGAEGYELQAGRRLSVTGATETGAFYGTRTLLQLLAQGDHIPAGRTVDVPRYKERGVGVCACYIHVSLPWLENLVREMAYHKLNQLLLELKVKSAAHPEANTWGYYTPDEMRRLVALGDKYHVEIIPEINSPGHMDPWIENRPDLQLTDSDGNKQPARLDVTQQAAFDYYTSLMDEYAQVFTASSWHMGADEYMLGSDYSNYPQMLRYAQEKYGASATPQDAYIDFINRVQAYAASKGKKLRIWNDGLTGANTVPVAAGTTVEHWLNVTEKPSQLIAQGYPLMNAAYSLYLVRGGFHSDTEALYDQSWDPRSFEGEKLTSSAGVTGAKISLWPDNGRGETENEVTTDTEPALRHLAQATWGDPHPDATYAQFTSRGTAVGHAPGWRDLTRVPVPDGTYTFRTAGGASFDAAVQRTPDGYATLRTADGCLEVRGGKLTLNVPLQPGVSATPQACDAANTMQRWELTPAAGGYRLVNAITQMALSVADDGRLVQYPPDQHQPATWHLTAH, from the coding sequence ATGGCTGAGCGCAGGAAGAGACGGTTCCGGTTCATCGGCTTCGCGGCGGTGTTCGCGCTGCTCGCGGCACCCGCACCGGCGGTCGCGGTCCAGGAGGGGCTGGAGCAGGCGGTGCCGGTGACCGTGCCCGCACTGTCCAACTGGACTCCTGAACACGGGAGTTACGACTTCAGACCCGGAACCCGACTCGTGGCCGACAGCAAGAGCGAGCGCGAAGTCGCCGGCACCCTCGCCGACGACCTGAAGGCGGCCGGTCACGGAACAGTGCCCGTCGTACGTGGTGGTGCCGCCCGCCCCGGTGACATCGTGATCCAAGTCCGGCCGACCAAGGGCTCGTTGGGCGCGGAGGGCTATGAACTCCAGGCGGGCAGACGGCTGTCGGTCACCGGCGCCACCGAGACCGGCGCCTTCTACGGCACCCGGACCCTCCTCCAACTCCTCGCGCAGGGTGACCACATCCCCGCCGGACGCACGGTCGACGTACCGCGCTACAAGGAACGCGGGGTCGGCGTCTGCGCCTGCTACATCCACGTCTCCCTGCCCTGGCTGGAGAACCTGGTGCGCGAGATGGCGTACCACAAGCTCAACCAACTGCTCCTGGAACTCAAGGTGAAGAGCGCCGCGCATCCGGAGGCCAACACCTGGGGCTACTACACGCCGGACGAGATGCGCCGCCTCGTCGCCCTCGGCGACAAGTACCACGTCGAGATCATTCCCGAGATCAACTCACCGGGCCACATGGACCCGTGGATAGAGAACCGTCCCGACCTCCAGCTCACCGACAGCGATGGCAACAAGCAGCCCGCCCGGCTCGACGTCACCCAGCAGGCGGCGTTCGACTACTACACGAGCCTGATGGACGAGTACGCGCAGGTCTTCACCGCGTCGTCCTGGCACATGGGCGCCGACGAGTACATGCTCGGCTCCGACTACTCGAATTACCCGCAGATGCTGCGCTACGCCCAGGAGAAGTACGGCGCCAGCGCCACCCCGCAGGACGCCTACATCGACTTCATCAACCGCGTCCAGGCCTACGCCGCGAGCAAGGGCAAGAAGCTGCGCATCTGGAACGACGGACTCACCGGCGCCAACACCGTGCCGGTGGCGGCGGGCACGACGGTCGAGCACTGGCTGAACGTTACGGAGAAACCGAGCCAACTCATCGCCCAGGGCTACCCGTTGATGAACGCGGCCTACTCCCTCTACCTCGTCCGCGGCGGCTTCCACAGCGACACCGAGGCGCTGTACGACCAGAGCTGGGACCCGCGCAGCTTCGAGGGGGAGAAGCTCACCTCCAGCGCCGGCGTCACCGGCGCGAAGATCAGCCTCTGGCCCGACAACGGCCGCGGCGAGACCGAGAACGAGGTCACCACCGATACCGAACCCGCGCTACGCCACCTCGCCCAGGCGACCTGGGGCGATCCGCATCCCGACGCCACGTACGCCCAATTCACCTCGCGGGGTACGGCAGTTGGGCACGCACCCGGCTGGCGGGACCTGACCCGGGTACCGGTGCCGGACGGGACATACACCTTCCGGACGGCGGGCGGCGCCTCCTTCGACGCCGCGGTGCAGCGCACGCCGGACGGCTACGCGACGCTGCGGACCGCCGACGGCTGCCTTGAGGTGCGGGGCGGCAAGCTCACCCTCAACGTGCCGCTCCAGCCCGGGGTTTCGGCGACCCCGCAGGCCTGCGATGCCGCGAACACCATGCAGCGCTGGGAGTTGACGCCCGCGGCCGGCGGCTACCGGCTCGTGAACGCCATCACGCAGATGGCGCTGAGCGTCGCGGACGACGGCCGGCTCGTGCAGTACCCGCCGGACCAACACCAGCCCGCCACCTGGCACTTGACCGCCCACTGA
- a CDS encoding glycoside hydrolase family 16 protein, producing the protein MTTSPPPATAPAGRQRTVPLVLGSALVLLIGALAGLIGSGGSASAAVPGAPTGWTTLFSDDFNGASGSALDRSNWLYDLGTSYAGGAANWGTGEVESATDSTNNVYQDGQGHLVIKALRDGSGHWTSGRIETQRTDFAAPAGGQLEMSASILQPNPQSGLGYWPAFWAMGGAARPVGATNWPSIGEFDIMEDVNALSQHSTTFHCGVWAGECHDPDGITSNLQPCAGCQTGYHTYSAIIDRTNTAAEQLRFYLDGNLTFTVNENQVSVATWQAAVDHGFMAIFDLAIAGSYPDKVCGCSSAAQAGSITSGAAMSVDWFAVYQQSPSGSTTGGTTTGSTTGSTTGGTTTGGSTGGTTTTPDYTAGVTRVSAGQAQITFVPTTPAAYVDVHYLINGAGQQNFRMTNSGGTWTQNVSLATGSTLTYWFTYEKNGPQYDSPHYTYVQ; encoded by the coding sequence ATGACAACCTCCCCACCGCCTGCCACAGCGCCGGCCGGTAGACAGCGAACCGTCCCCCTCGTCCTGGGCAGCGCTCTGGTGCTGCTCATCGGCGCGCTCGCAGGCCTGATCGGCAGCGGCGGCAGCGCCTCGGCGGCCGTACCGGGCGCTCCGACCGGCTGGACCACCCTCTTCTCGGACGACTTCAACGGCGCGTCCGGCAGCGCTCTGGACCGGTCCAACTGGCTGTACGACCTCGGCACCAGTTACGCCGGAGGCGCCGCCAACTGGGGAACGGGCGAGGTCGAATCGGCCACCGACTCCACGAACAACGTCTACCAGGACGGGCAGGGACACCTGGTCATCAAGGCTCTCCGTGACGGGTCGGGCCACTGGACCTCGGGACGCATCGAGACCCAGCGCACCGACTTCGCCGCCCCGGCCGGCGGACAGCTGGAGATGAGCGCGTCCATCCTGCAGCCCAACCCGCAGAGCGGACTGGGCTATTGGCCCGCGTTCTGGGCGATGGGCGGCGCGGCCCGTCCGGTCGGCGCGACGAACTGGCCGAGCATCGGCGAGTTCGACATCATGGAGGACGTCAACGCGCTGAGCCAGCACTCCACCACCTTCCACTGCGGTGTGTGGGCGGGCGAGTGCCACGACCCCGACGGCATCACCAGCAACCTCCAGCCGTGCGCGGGCTGCCAGACCGGCTACCACACGTACTCCGCGATCATCGACCGCACGAACACCGCCGCCGAGCAGCTCCGCTTCTACCTCGACGGCAATCTGACCTTCACCGTCAACGAGAACCAGGTGTCCGTCGCGACGTGGCAGGCGGCCGTCGATCACGGATTCATGGCCATCTTCGACCTGGCGATCGCGGGTTCCTATCCCGACAAGGTCTGCGGCTGCAGCTCGGCCGCGCAGGCGGGCAGCATCACCTCGGGTGCCGCCATGAGCGTCGACTGGTTCGCCGTCTACCAGCAGAGCCCCAGCGGGAGCACCACCGGCGGCACGACGACCGGCAGCACCACAGGCAGTACGACTGGTGGCACCACGACGGGCGGAAGCACCGGCGGGACCACGACGACACCGGACTACACCGCCGGGGTGACGCGGGTGAGCGCCGGTCAGGCGCAGATCACGTTCGTTCCGACCACACCCGCGGCGTACGTCGATGTGCACTACTTGATCAACGGCGCCGGCCAGCAGAACTTCCGGATGACCAACAGCGGCGGCACCTGGACCCAGAACGTCTCGCTCGCCACCGGTTCCACCCTGACCTACTGGTTCACCTACGAGAAGAACGGGCCGCAGTACGACAGCCCGCACTACACCTACGTCCAGTGA
- a CDS encoding amidase: MTSWVGRTAVEIAAAVREKRVTPREVVAEHLTRIERLDGQVGAFRVVRAEAALAEADKVGARADLAELPLAGVPVAVKDNLPVTGESNRVGSTATPDTPADHDHVTVARLRAAGAIVVGLTNVPELCIFGTTEGVHGTSRNPWDTTRTAGGSSGGSAAAVAAGMVPIALGNDGMGSLRIPAANCGLVTIKPGFGVVPAGIGDGDWFGMSENGPLATTVEDARLMFSVIADIEVVRPDEPTSRKIAVSVRSPLAGVAVSKSYTTAVREAAGLLNRAGHTVERADPPYPLSLSTTSLAHWTAGTSVDAAGLDPRKLTRRTRVHAAIGRRFVKSVRTGKGRERLRERLAPFFAEHDILLTAALARRSPKAEPWHERGWLRNVLANTNYSPMTPPWNLTGWPAMSVPFGTLPSGAPCAVQLVGRPGSEAALLELAEELEKLRPWQRTAPLD, translated from the coding sequence GTGACCAGCTGGGTCGGCCGTACCGCCGTCGAGATCGCCGCCGCCGTACGCGAGAAGCGGGTCACACCCCGTGAGGTGGTGGCCGAGCATCTCACCCGGATCGAGCGGCTCGACGGGCAGGTCGGCGCGTTCCGGGTGGTGCGGGCCGAGGCGGCGCTCGCGGAGGCCGACAAGGTGGGCGCGCGGGCCGATCTGGCCGAACTCCCCCTGGCGGGCGTGCCGGTGGCCGTCAAGGACAACCTCCCGGTGACCGGCGAGTCCAACCGGGTCGGCTCCACCGCGACCCCGGACACGCCCGCCGACCACGACCACGTCACCGTGGCCCGGCTGCGGGCGGCGGGCGCGATCGTCGTGGGGCTCACCAACGTGCCCGAGCTGTGCATCTTCGGTACGACCGAAGGCGTCCACGGCACCAGCCGCAACCCGTGGGACACGACCCGCACGGCGGGCGGTTCCTCCGGTGGCAGCGCGGCCGCCGTGGCCGCCGGCATGGTGCCGATCGCCCTCGGCAACGACGGCATGGGCTCGCTGCGCATCCCCGCGGCCAACTGCGGCCTCGTCACCATCAAGCCCGGGTTCGGGGTCGTCCCGGCCGGTATCGGCGACGGCGACTGGTTCGGAATGTCCGAGAACGGCCCCCTCGCGACGACCGTCGAGGACGCCCGGCTGATGTTTTCGGTCATCGCGGACATCGAGGTCGTACGCCCTGACGAGCCGACGTCACGGAAGATCGCCGTCTCTGTGCGGAGCCCGCTCGCCGGAGTCGCCGTCAGCAAGTCGTATACGACCGCCGTACGGGAGGCGGCCGGGCTGCTGAACCGGGCCGGTCACACCGTGGAGCGCGCCGATCCGCCGTATCCGCTGTCCCTGAGCACGACGTCGCTCGCGCACTGGACGGCCGGCACCTCGGTGGACGCGGCGGGGCTCGACCCGCGGAAGCTGACGCGACGGACGCGGGTGCACGCGGCGATCGGGCGGCGGTTCGTGAAGAGCGTCCGTACCGGCAAGGGCCGGGAGCGGCTGCGGGAGCGCCTCGCGCCGTTCTTCGCCGAGCACGACATCCTGCTGACGGCGGCGCTGGCCCGCCGCTCCCCCAAGGCCGAGCCGTGGCACGAGCGGGGCTGGCTGCGCAATGTGCTGGCCAACACCAACTACTCGCCGATGACTCCCCCGTGGAACCTCACCGGCTGGCCCGCGATGTCGGTCCCGTTCGGCACCCTGCCCTCGGGCGCGCCCTGCGCCGTACAGCTGGTGGGGCGGCCGGGGTCGGAGGCGGCGCTGCTGGAGCTGGCGGAGGAACTGGAGAAGCTGCGGCCCTGGCAGCGGACCGCGCCGCTCGACTGA
- a CDS encoding NADPH-dependent F420 reductase codes for MSSITLIGTGNMARTIGTLAVAGGNTVEVMGRDQSKADDLAKALGGGATTGSWGAVPAGDIVITALLYAGVVPVVTEYGDALAGKVIVDISNPFNATFDGLAHGEETSVAQEVAKVAPAGASVVKGFNTIFRSVLEKGRPNVFIAGDDAQAKAGVAAFIESLGLRPLDVGGLKMAHWLEGMGLVTVGLAGNGVGHWDFALGVDEFTA; via the coding sequence ATGAGCAGCATCACCCTCATCGGTACGGGGAACATGGCCCGCACCATCGGCACGCTCGCGGTGGCGGGCGGCAACACCGTCGAGGTCATGGGACGCGACCAGTCCAAGGCCGACGACCTGGCCAAGGCTCTGGGCGGCGGTGCGACGACGGGCAGTTGGGGCGCCGTCCCGGCCGGGGACATCGTCATCACGGCCCTGTTGTACGCCGGTGTCGTTCCGGTCGTCACCGAGTACGGGGACGCCCTCGCGGGCAAGGTCATCGTCGACATCAGCAACCCGTTCAACGCCACGTTCGACGGACTGGCCCACGGCGAGGAGACCTCGGTCGCGCAGGAAGTCGCCAAGGTGGCCCCGGCCGGCGCCAGCGTGGTGAAGGGGTTCAACACGATCTTCCGGAGTGTCCTGGAGAAGGGCCGGCCCAACGTCTTCATCGCCGGCGACGATGCGCAGGCCAAGGCAGGCGTGGCGGCGTTCATCGAGAGCCTCGGGCTGCGCCCGCTGGACGTCGGCGGCCTGAAGATGGCGCACTGGCTGGAAGGAATGGGCCTGGTCACGGTGGGCCTCGCCGGCAACGGGGTCGGCCACTGGGACTTCGCCCTCGGCGTCGACGAATTCACCGCCTGA